The Plantactinospora sp. KBS50 sequence GTGCGGGACCTTCGCAGCATCAGGGCATCACCGAGCGTAGGGCGGGCGTACGGCATGGTGCCCAGGCCGGCTGGTCGCCGGCCGCCGTTTCGCGACCGGGCCTGATTTCCACGCGTACCGGGCTCGCGGCGACCGATCAGTACGGCTTCGCGTGGCATCACCGGGGCCGGCAAGGCGACCACGATATGGGGCCCTGGTCTGGGGCTGTGGCCGCGCGTGTCAGGTGCACCGTCCTTCTGTGGCGTGGGGGCCAGGTTGGCCGACCAGCGTTCCTCGACCCGGCCGAGCCGCCAGACCGCGATGGCGACGAGCCAGGCGACGGCGAACAAGCCCGCGATGGGTCAGCCGGTCGGGCGGGGCGCATACATGATGACCGCGACGCCGGCCAGGCAGATCAGCGCACCGATGACGTCCCACCGGTCCGGACGGAACTTGTCCACGACCATGCCCCACGCGAGGGACCCGGCGACGAACACGCCGCCGTAGGCGGCCAGGATGCGCCCGAAGTTCGGGTCGGGCTGGAACGTGGCGACGAACCCGTAGGCGCCGAGCGCGATGACGCCGGCGGCGATCCACCACAGGCCGCGGTGCTCGCGCCAGCCCTGCCAGACCAGCCACGCCCCGCCGATCTCGAACAGCGCGGCGACGACGAACAGCAGTATGGAACGGGCGACGGTCACGTCCGGACCGTACCCGGCGCACCGCCGCCCGCGATCATGCCGGTGACCCGGTGGAGCAGCCGCAGCTCGTCCCACCGGCGCAGCCGCCGCGGTGGCGGCGCCGACTCGCCCACCACCACGCGGCGCCGGCCAGCGCGGCCAGGGCGACGGCGATGCCGGGCATCCACGCCCCCGCGGCGGCCCACCCGGCGCCGGACAGCACCCCGGCGGCCAGCAGCAACGGGAGGGCGCAGCACGCCGCGCAGGCCACACCGGCGAGCCCGGTCAGGCCGGAGGGCAGCACCCGGCGTGCCCGGCCAGCAACCCGATCAACGGTCTTCGGCATCCGAGGCTCCTTCGGCAATGGTGGCGAACGGGATGGGGCAGCACGGCGCTCCGGCGCACGCGACGAGGTCGTCGCAGCCGGCGTCCACGGCGGCGCGCAGCGTGCCCGCGATGACCTGCAGGTCGGCGATCTTCGCCTCCACCTCGGCCAGCTTCGCTCGGGCGCGTGACTGCAGCCCGGCGTCCGGGCGCCGCCCGTGCCGGTGCTGGCCCGCTTCGAGCAGGCCGGCGACTTCGTCGAGGGCGAAACCGAGCCGCTGCGCCGCCTTGATCACCTTCAGGACGGTGACCGCCTGCTCCGGGTACAGGCGGTGCCCGCCCAGGCTGCGCTCCGGCTCAGCGAGCAGGCCGCGGCGCTCGTAGTAGCGCAGCGTCTGCAGGTTCACCCCGGCCGCGGCCGCGATCTGACTGCTGCGCAGCCCGCTCACGCCG is a genomic window containing:
- a CDS encoding YnfA family protein, which translates into the protein MTVARSILLFVVAALFEIGGAWLVWQGWREHRGLWWIAAGVIALGAYGFVATFQPDPNFGRILAAYGGVFVAGSLAWGMVVDKFRPDRWDVIGALICLAGVAVIMYAPRPTG
- a CDS encoding MerR family transcriptional regulator, which codes for MSGLRSSQIAAAAGVNLQTLRYYERRGLLAEPERSLGGHRLYPEQAVTVLKVIKAAQRLGFALDEVAGLLEAGQHRHGRRPDAGLQSRARAKLAEVEAKIADLQVIAGTLRAAVDAGCDDLVACAGAPCCPIPFATIAEGASDAEDR